A DNA window from Campylobacter anatolicus contains the following coding sequences:
- a CDS encoding TonB C-terminal domain-containing protein — translation MPNNIKFPTISSFFVALSIYLLIISVVFLKLIFFTEPAKKYTDDKDAFMDIVVVESEVAESVKALEQKKEIVKENKPEPTKEQEEEKKETTNKPIVPDEPLPTPSIPIQSELAKVPPPTKEPAKEQPRPEPKKEEQPNIKDLFSAIDTSKLKKDSGITKTQPKEQSRKKSEESSSKSSKQASDIVKSLKLDSTAKAPKSQMTGTYNPLMGAIQKQIQRKWQSYRANSNNIAKIKAIIDMSGNFSYEILELSYDIEFNDKVKECLERLTAEKFPFSANENISLNVNLEDKLE, via the coding sequence ATGCCAAATAATATTAAATTCCCAACTATTAGCTCATTTTTTGTAGCTTTGTCTATATATTTATTAATAATTTCTGTAGTATTTTTAAAGCTGATATTTTTTACAGAACCGGCTAAAAAATATACTGATGATAAAGATGCTTTTATGGATATTGTAGTTGTTGAAAGCGAAGTAGCAGAAAGCGTGAAGGCACTAGAGCAAAAAAAAGAGATAGTCAAAGAAAATAAGCCTGAGCCTACAAAAGAGCAGGAAGAGGAGAAAAAGGAGACAACAAATAAGCCAATAGTGCCTGATGAACCGTTGCCGACTCCTAGTATCCCAATTCAGTCAGAATTAGCCAAAGTCCCGCCTCCGACTAAAGAGCCAGCAAAAGAACAGCCAAGACCAGAGCCTAAAAAAGAAGAACAACCAAATATCAAGGACCTTTTTAGTGCTATTGATACATCAAAGCTTAAAAAAGATAGCGGTATAACAAAGACACAACCAAAAGAGCAAAGCCGAAAAAAAAGCGAAGAATCAAGCTCAAAAAGTAGTAAGCAAGCAAGCGATATAGTAAAAAGCCTTAAGCTTGATAGTACCGCAAAAGCACCAAAGTCGCAGATGACTGGAACATATAATCCACTAATGGGTGCAATACAAAAGCAAATTCAAAGAAAGTGGCAGAGCTATAGAGCAAATTCAAATAATATAGCTAAGATAAAAGCCATCATAGATATGAGTGGAAATTTTAGCTATGAAATTTTAGAGCTTTCGTATGATATCGAATTTAATGATAAGGTTAAAGAGTGTTTGGAGCGTTTAACGGCTGAAAAATTTCCATTTTCAGCTAATGAAAACATATCTTTAAATGTAAATTTAGAAGATAAATTAGAATAA
- a CDS encoding OmpA family protein: MRKVVMASVAVAALLFSGCSDKKPEVDMNANTNVSTNMPSTMSDADRLAALIANIESQVKNVYFDFDKFNVRADQQGVVSANASVFNQVDAQALSVKVEGNCDEWGTDEYNYALGLKRAKSVKDALVRNGVNADRIAVVSFGESNPVCTDKTKVCDAENRRAEFKVLP, encoded by the coding sequence ATGAGAAAAGTAGTTATGGCGAGTGTTGCTGTTGCAGCTCTATTATTTAGTGGTTGTAGCGACAAAAAACCTGAGGTAGATATGAATGCTAATACAAACGTATCAACAAATATGCCTTCAACAATGAGTGATGCAGATAGATTAGCTGCACTTATTGCTAATATCGAGAGTCAAGTTAAAAATGTATATTTTGACTTCGATAAATTTAATGTAAGAGCCGATCAGCAAGGTGTTGTAAGTGCGAATGCTTCAGTATTTAACCAAGTAGATGCCCAGGCGTTATCAGTTAAAGTTGAAGGCAACTGTGATGAGTGGGGAACAGACGAGTATAACTATGCACTTGGTCTAAAACGTGCTAAAAGTGTTAAAGATGCTCTAGTAAGAAATGGTGTAAATGCTGATAGAATCGCAGTAGTTAGCTTCGGTGAGAGTAATCCAGTTTGTACAGATAAAACTAAAGTTTGCGATGCTGAAAATAGACGTGCAGAGTTTAAAGTTCTACCATAA
- the atpD gene encoding F0F1 ATP synthase subunit beta, with protein sequence MKGIISQVMGPVVDVDFDSYLPKINEAIEVFFDVEGRKHRLILEVAAHLGDNRVRTIAMDMSEGLTRGLIATALGTPITVPVGDKVLGRIFNVVGDLIDDGEGIEFDKKWSIHRDPPPFEEQSTKSEIFETGIKVVDLLAPYAKGGKVGLFGGAGVGKTVIIMELIHNVAFKHSGYSVFAGVGERTREGNDLYHEMKESNVLDKVALCYGQMNEPPGARNRIALTGLTMAEYFRDEMGLDVLMFIDNIFRFSQSGSEMSALLGRIPSAVGYQPTLASEMGKFQERITSTKKGSITSVQAVYVPADDLTDPAPATVFAHLDATTVLNRAIAEKGIYPAVDPLDSTSRMLDPQILGEDHYKVARGVQAVLQKYKDLQDIIAILGMDELSEEDKVTVDRARKIERFLSQPFFVAEVFTGSPGKYVTLEESIAGFKGILEGKYDHLPEAAFYMVGNIDEALAKAEKLKA encoded by the coding sequence ATGAAAGGTATAATTTCTCAGGTAATGGGTCCAGTTGTCGATGTGGATTTTGATAGTTACCTGCCGAAAATTAACGAAGCGATCGAAGTTTTTTTCGATGTTGAAGGAAGAAAGCATAGGCTGATTTTAGAAGTTGCTGCCCATTTGGGGGATAATCGCGTTAGAACTATCGCTATGGATATGAGTGAGGGTCTTACTCGTGGTCTTATAGCCACTGCACTTGGTACTCCGATAACTGTACCTGTTGGCGATAAGGTTTTAGGTAGAATTTTTAACGTTGTCGGCGATCTTATAGATGATGGCGAAGGTATAGAATTTGATAAAAAATGGTCTATTCACCGAGATCCACCACCGTTTGAAGAGCAAAGCACAAAGAGTGAAATTTTTGAAACTGGCATAAAAGTCGTAGATCTTCTTGCGCCTTATGCAAAAGGTGGAAAGGTTGGATTATTTGGTGGTGCTGGTGTTGGTAAGACAGTTATTATTATGGAACTTATACACAATGTTGCATTTAAACACAGTGGCTACTCTGTATTTGCTGGTGTTGGTGAGAGAACTCGTGAGGGTAACGACCTTTATCACGAGATGAAAGAGTCAAATGTATTGGATAAAGTTGCCTTATGCTATGGACAAATGAATGAGCCACCGGGTGCAAGAAACCGTATAGCACTAACTGGTCTAACAATGGCTGAGTATTTCCGTGATGAGATGGGGCTTGATGTTTTGATGTTTATTGATAATATATTTCGTTTCTCTCAGTCTGGCTCAGAGATGTCAGCACTTCTTGGGCGTATCCCTTCAGCAGTTGGTTACCAGCCGACACTTGCGAGTGAGATGGGTAAATTCCAAGAGCGTATAACATCAACTAAAAAGGGATCTATCACATCAGTTCAGGCTGTTTATGTTCCAGCTGATGACCTTACAGACCCAGCTCCTGCGACTGTTTTTGCTCATCTTGATGCGACAACGGTTCTAAACAGAGCTATTGCAGAGAAGGGAATTTATCCTGCGGTTGATCCACTTGATTCAACATCGCGTATGCTTGATCCACAAATTTTAGGAGAGGATCATTATAAGGTAGCACGTGGCGTACAAGCGGTTCTTCAAAAGTATAAAGATTTACAAGATATTATCGCTATCCTTGGTATGGATGAGCTTAGCGAAGAGGATAAAGTAACTGTTGATAGGGCTAGAAAGATAGAGAGATTCTTGTCTCAGCCATTTTTTGTTGCAGAGGTATTTACAGGTAGTCCTGGCAAATATGTAACACTAGAAGAAAGTATAGCTGGATTTAAGGGAATTTTAGAAGGCAAATATGACCATCTTCCAGAGGCAGCATTTTATATGGTCGGAAATATTGACGAAGCACTTGCTAAGGCAGAAAAACTTAAGGCTTAA
- a CDS encoding biopolymer transporter ExbD translates to MAFKFVDEKPELNITPLVDIMLVLLAILMVTTPTLVYQEEIALPDGSKSKVSTAKQKDLIVYINIDRKVRIEQSVMSLAEFPDNIALMSVKYDKTMPIYIKADKNLKYDDVMFVLKTLKNSGFNKVALETNG, encoded by the coding sequence ATGGCGTTTAAATTTGTTGATGAGAAGCCAGAGTTAAATATTACGCCATTGGTTGATATTATGCTTGTGCTACTTGCTATTTTGATGGTAACGACACCAACATTGGTATATCAAGAAGAGATTGCTTTGCCTGATGGCTCAAAAAGTAAGGTATCAACGGCGAAACAAAAAGATCTGATAGTGTATATAAATATCGATAGAAAAGTCAGGATAGAGCAAAGCGTGATGAGTTTGGCTGAATTTCCTGACAATATAGCTTTAATGAGCGTCAAATACGATAAAACTATGCCTATTTATATCAAAGCGGATAAAAATTTAAAATACGATGACGTAATGTTTGTGCTAAAAACTCTTAAAAATTCAGGATTTAACAAAGTAGCCTTAGAGACCAACGGATAA
- the atpC gene encoding ATP synthase F1 subunit epsilon, producing MDKLHLEIVTPQGQIFSNDVSSVVLPGSEGEFGVLPNHASLISLLKAGIIDIEDKDKNHDIVAINWGYAKIDEGKVVILADGAVYVAGNSESELANSLDKAKRLIESMSSDTNAFAATIAKMENMVKAK from the coding sequence ATGGATAAATTACATTTAGAAATAGTAACTCCTCAAGGTCAAATTTTTTCAAATGACGTGAGTAGTGTAGTGCTTCCGGGTAGCGAAGGCGAATTTGGTGTTTTGCCAAATCACGCCTCTTTAATTTCTTTGCTAAAAGCAGGTATTATCGATATAGAAGATAAAGATAAAAATCACGATATAGTTGCTATAAATTGGGGATATGCTAAGATCGATGAAGGCAAGGTGGTTATTTTAGCCGATGGTGCGGTGTATGTAGCTGGAAATAGCGAAAGTGAGTTAGCAAATTCTTTAGATAAAGCAAAACGTTTGATAGAGAGTATGAGTAGTGATACAAATGCATTTGCTGCAACTATCGCAAAGATGGAAAATATGGTGAAAGCAAAATAA
- a CDS encoding MotA/TolQ/ExbB proton channel family protein — MAGIDLFLNYIQRSSFITIVVLIWLSIYFIVSFTILFSRMAGMNAWKAREQNALESLIMGAKNIPNSSSLSKCASTKPTRDKLNVCISVAEQNATGGLTWLSIIASTSPFIGLFGTVISILETFSQLGSGANSSLGVIAPAISEALVATGAGIFVAIPAYTFNLLIKRKAYEVMSVIERQADVILTLKKDDE; from the coding sequence GTGGCTGGAATAGATCTTTTTTTAAATTACATTCAAAGAAGTAGTTTTATAACTATTGTTGTTTTGATTTGGCTTTCTATATATTTTATAGTTAGTTTTACTATACTTTTCTCGCGTATGGCTGGCATGAATGCATGGAAAGCACGAGAGCAAAATGCTCTTGAGTCCTTGATAATGGGTGCTAAAAATATCCCGAATAGCTCATCATTAAGTAAATGTGCATCTACTAAGCCAACGCGAGATAAACTAAATGTCTGCATAAGCGTAGCTGAGCAAAATGCCACTGGTGGACTTACTTGGCTTAGTATTATCGCGTCTACATCGCCATTTATAGGACTTTTTGGAACGGTTATATCGATACTTGAGACATTTTCACAGCTTGGTAGCGGAGCAAATTCATCTTTGGGTGTTATAGCGCCTGCTATATCGGAAGCATTGGTTGCGACTGGAGCAGGAATTTTTGTCGCCATTCCAGCATATACTTTCAACTTGCTCATTAAGCGTAAGGCATATGAAGTGATGAGTGTCATAGAGCGTCAAGCAGATGTGATATTGACACTTAAAAAAGATGATGAGTAG
- the atpG gene encoding ATP synthase F1 subunit gamma: MSNLKDIKRKIKSVQNTQKTTRAMKLVSTAKLRKAEEVARYSRVYAVKINEVLSEIAYKINQYASVVSESKFFDVKEDIQKVDIIFVTADKGLCGGFNVQTIKTVRHMISELKAKKVKVRLRAVGKKGVEFFNFQGVELLKTYIGASSSPTYEKAQSIIKDAIDDFINGITDKVILVHNGYKNMISQEIRVNDIVPIEPTKIISIETNSLMEFEPEDNYPVILDELLKKYVEYSMYYAMIDSLAAEHSARMQAMDNATNNAKERVKDLNLAYNKARQASITTELIEIISGVESMK; the protein is encoded by the coding sequence ATGTCAAATTTAAAAGATATAAAACGAAAGATCAAAAGCGTTCAAAACACACAGAAGACGACACGTGCAATGAAGCTTGTTTCTACTGCCAAACTTAGAAAGGCAGAAGAGGTAGCACGTTATTCTCGTGTATATGCAGTTAAGATCAACGAAGTTTTATCAGAGATAGCTTATAAGATAAATCAATACGCATCCGTTGTAAGTGAGAGTAAATTTTTTGACGTTAAAGAGGATATACAAAAGGTTGATATTATCTTTGTTACCGCTGATAAAGGGCTTTGTGGTGGCTTTAATGTTCAGACCATCAAAACAGTTAGACATATGATAAGTGAGCTAAAGGCTAAAAAAGTAAAGGTGCGTTTACGTGCAGTTGGTAAAAAGGGTGTTGAGTTTTTCAATTTTCAAGGAGTTGAGTTACTTAAAACTTATATAGGAGCTAGTTCATCACCAACTTATGAAAAGGCACAAAGTATCATAAAAGACGCAATCGATGACTTTATCAATGGTATAACCGACAAAGTCATACTTGTGCATAATGGCTATAAAAATATGATCTCTCAAGAGATAAGAGTGAATGATATAGTTCCTATTGAGCCAACAAAAATAATTAGCATTGAGACAAATTCTTTAATGGAATTTGAGCCAGAAGATAACTACCCTGTAATCTTAGACGAGTTGCTTAAAAAATACGTTGAGTATAGTATGTATTATGCAATGATCGATTCGCTTGCTGCTGAGCATAGTGCGAGAATGCAGGCTATGGATAATGCAACAAATAATGCAAAAGAACGCGTTAAAGATCTAAATCTTGCTTATAATAAAGCAAGACAGGCATCTATTACCACTGAGCTTATAGAGATTATCAGTGGTGTTGAATCAATGAAATAA
- the tolB gene encoding Tol-Pal system protein TolB, which produces MKKIILFLCLAFGLYAADATISVINQGIALPKIALQDATTAIGDVNLKDKFFKIMLGDLKVSSDFEIIEEHVLSTYEGSPTTNTMSDKGAELILRYALESSDGSNLNLKVKLINAKTATTKYEKIYSMPSDKYPFLAHKSIVDLTNELGLPPVGWMEKFIILSKYTSARQSSIIVADYTLTYQKTIVSGGLNIFPKWGGADQSKFYYTAYIDGNPTLFRYDLNNGTKTRIISSHGMLVASDVSKDGTKLLLTMAPKDQPDVYIYDINSKNLTQITNFPGIDVNANFVDGDKKIVFVSDRLGYPNIFATSINNGGIVEQMVFHGKNNNSVSTFENYIVYSSRESTNEAGTFNIYLISTQTDFVRQLTASGKNNYPRFSSDGQSVVFIKQMGGQSSLGIIRLNENRSFQFPLKVGKIQSIDW; this is translated from the coding sequence ATGAAAAAGATCATTCTTTTTTTATGTTTGGCATTTGGGCTTTATGCCGCTGATGCTACGATATCTGTTATAAACCAAGGCATCGCACTACCAAAGATAGCTTTGCAAGATGCGACAACAGCAATAGGTGATGTAAATCTTAAAGATAAATTTTTTAAGATTATGCTTGGAGATTTAAAGGTTAGTTCGGATTTTGAGATTATAGAAGAGCACGTGCTTTCGACATATGAAGGCTCACCTACTACAAATACAATGAGCGATAAGGGTGCAGAGCTCATACTAAGATACGCACTTGAAAGCTCAGATGGCTCAAATTTAAATCTAAAAGTAAAACTCATAAATGCTAAAACGGCAACTACAAAATATGAGAAAATTTATTCAATGCCAAGTGATAAGTATCCATTTTTAGCACATAAAAGTATTGTTGATCTTACAAATGAACTAGGATTACCGCCTGTTGGCTGGATGGAAAAATTTATAATTTTATCAAAATATACATCAGCACGCCAAAGCTCTATAATAGTAGCAGACTATACTTTAACATATCAAAAGACGATAGTCAGCGGTGGGCTTAATATATTTCCAAAATGGGGTGGTGCAGATCAGAGTAAATTTTATTATACAGCCTACATCGATGGCAATCCAACATTATTTAGATATGATCTAAATAATGGCACAAAAACAAGGATAATAAGTAGTCACGGTATGCTTGTCGCTTCTGATGTTAGTAAAGATGGCACAAAGCTACTTTTGACAATGGCACCAAAAGACCAACCAGATGTCTATATTTATGATATAAACTCAAAAAATTTAACACAGATTACGAATTTTCCTGGCATCGATGTTAACGCAAATTTTGTTGATGGCGATAAAAAGATTGTGTTTGTTTCAGATAGACTTGGTTATCCAAATATATTTGCAACTAGTATAAATAATGGTGGAATAGTCGAGCAGATGGTGTTTCATGGAAAAAATAATAACTCTGTTAGCACATTTGAAAATTATATAGTCTATTCAAGTCGTGAAAGCACTAATGAAGCTGGAACTTTTAATATATATTTAATCTCAACACAGACAGATTTTGTTCGTCAGTTAACAGCAAGTGGTAAAAATAACTATCCGAGATTTTCTAGTGATGGACAAAGCGTTGTCTTTATTAAGCAGATGGGTGGACAAAGTTCGCTGGGTATCATTAGATTAAACGAGAATAGAAGTTTTCAATTTCCATTAAAAGTTGGCAAAATTCAGTCAATTGATTGGTAA